The window GTTGCTGACCTTCCACAATTACTTCGCCAACTGTTGTTGTTGTGAAGCAGGTCTGCATCTCCAGCCCTCTCGGCGTTAGTTTCCTCAAAACTTCAGTATGCATTGAGCCAGCGATCGATCGCTGTGTCTGAGGATCACGATGAGTTCATCGACTTTTACGCAAACCTGCTCTGCAGGCACCGCGGCTTTCATCTCCGGAAGCCTCATGCGTTGTTGTCGTCTCTTAATCTTCCTCCTTCCTTAGATACAAATCCATCAGAGTGCATTTGCCTTGGGTCTGCGCTTCGCCCGCTGGAGGTTTTTCCAATGTTTCGTTACGTCCTTGCTCTTACATTTGTTGCAATCTGCCCAACGGTCGTGAACGCGCAGGTTGTTGGTGGCACGATCAGTGGTGTTGTGCTGGACACTGGCGGAGCGATTGTGTCTGGTGCTAACGTCACGATTCGAAATGAGGAGACGGGAGGCGAAAGACATCTGACCTCTGATGCCGCAGGAGCTTACGCGGCGCCTTCGATACCGATTGGTGTTTATACGATTTCTGTGACAGAAGATGGCTTTGCGCCTCAAACCCGCAAGGATGTCTCGCTGACCGTCGGTCAGGCTACTCGTGTCGACATCACGTTACATCCTGGCAATGTTTCGGAACAAATAACCGTGACGGATGCTCCGGCTGCAGTCAACCTGACGACGCAGCAGGTCTCAGGACTAGTGGATGAGCGCCAGGTTAAGGATCTTCCGTTGAATGGCCGCTCGTACGATCAGTTACTCACTCTCAATCCAGCTACAGTCAATTACACTGCTCAACGCAGCGGATCGGTTGGAACTTCTAACTCTTCTGTAGGGAATATGTTCGCGATCTCGGGGCGGCGTCCCCAGGACAACCTCTACCTCCTCAATGGCGTGGAGTATACAGGGGCTTCGCTGATTAACGTGACGCCGGGTGGGACGAGTGGACAGTTGTTGGGCGTCGATGCCGTCCGCGAGTTCAATGCCGTCAGCGACACCTACTCGTCCAGCTATGGAAAGCGACAGGGAGCCCAGATCTCAATTGTCACCGCTTCGGGCACAAATACGGTACACGGGGCAGCGTATGAATTTCTTCGGAACTCGTTCTTCGATGCACGGAACTACTTTGATCAGGCTCGTATTCCTGAGTTTCAACGGAATAATTATGGAGGCTCGCTGGGTGGACCACTTCGCCACAATCGCTTTTTTCTCTTTGGAAATTATGAGGGGTATCGCCAAAATCTCGGGATTACGGATGTGACTCTCGTTCCCGATACGCAGGCTCGACAAGGATTTCTTCCCAATCCCGCCAATCCTGGGGGCCCGCGCAAGAACTACGGTGTTGCTCCCGGAGTCGCACCGCTATTGAATTTGTGGCCATCGCAGAATGGTCCAGAACTAGTTGACGCGAACGGCAATCCCACTGGTATAGGAGAGTCTTTTTCGAGCCCGACCCAGCACATCCGTGAGGACTTTGGAACAACGCGCTTCGATGCAAATCTTGGGTCACGCGATCTGCTGTTTGGGGTTTACACGGTTGATGATTCAACCGCAAATACGCCGACACAGAATCCGTTTTCGTTGATCGATGAATCTCTTCGTGAACAAGTTATCAGCATTCAGGAGCAGCATGTTTTTTCTGCGCACCTGCTCAACACGGCACGCATCGGATTTTCTCGTGCGAGTTTCTTTTTTCTTGGGAGCATACCTGATTCAATCCAGGCCGAGACTCCCGGCTTCATCGCGGGCAAGCCAACAGGTGCAATTGTCATCGCTGGATCAACTGCTTCAAACGGCTCCTCGCAGATTACGGGCGCTGGTGTGAATGTCGGGTCGAACAATGCAACTACTCGCAATCTCTACACACTGGACGATCATGTTTTTTACTCACGGGGCCACCATCAGATCGAAGCCGGCGTCTGGCTGCAACGACTTCAGTCGAACGACAATTTAGCTCAGAATCAATACGGGCAGGCATCGTTCGCTACACTAACGACTTTTCTCCAGGGGACTGTAAAGACTTTCACAGTTGTTCCATCGCCTACACCGCTCAATTGGGTTAGCTTTATGGGAGCAGGTTATCTTGAGGACACCTGGCAGGTTCTGCCCACGCTCGAACTTCGTGCCGGCATTCGTATTGAGTCGACGAATGGCTGGAACGAGGCGCATGACCGGGCCTCTCGCTATGGGTTCACCAATGGCGTCATTAATAGCACACCGTCAACTGGAGGCTCTGCGCTCACGGATAATCGCGCAACGTTTCTTCCGGAGCCTCGTGTTGGTTTTGCGTGGAATGTTTTTGGTGACGCTAAGACCAGCCTTCGTGGCGCATTCGGTTTGCACCACTCTCTGCTTGATAATCTCGACTATCGTCTCGATCAAGCGGCGCCTTTCAATACGACACTTTCTTATTCAAATGTACCGGTTTCCAGTCCTACGAGCGGGCCACAGGGTCTGATCTCGCCATCAAATATACAAACTGACATTTCGACCCCTACCGTGCTGTCTTATACGCTTCGGGTGGAACAACAATTGGATAGTACGACTTCGTTGACTATTGCTTATGTTGGCTCGCATGGATACCACCAGATTCTTTCAGAAGATCAGAACGAACCCGCCTCTATCATCTGCTCGCCGGACAGTGAATGTCCAACGGGCGCGACGGCGGGAACGATCTATTTCCCCACTACGGTAAAAGCGAATCCGCAAGTTGCCAATACGACCTCATGGGTGTCGAGTGGGTCAAGCAACTACAATGCACTCGAGGCCGATGTTCGGCGAAATGTGTCACGTGACCTACAGTTTCGCGTCAACTATACGTATGCGCGGAATCTTGATAACGGTTCAGCGTGGAATACAAGCGTCTCGGCGAATACTCCAGCGTTTGTTTCTTACCCAGGAAATCCGGGTCTCGATTATGGACCGGCGGCAACCGACATTCGACACCTGGTTGCCATCAATGGCACGTATCAACTGCCTATTGGTCGAGGACATGCCCTCTTATCCTCTGCATCGGCAATTTTAGATCGCGCTGTCTCCGGGTGGAGTCTAAGTACGATCGCAAGTCTTCAGAGCGGATTCCCATTCAGTCCCCAGCTTGGATATAACCCCACCGGTTCTGGTGACACCCGCAATCCTATTCGTCCGAATGCGAATTCTGCATTCACGGGTAGCCTTTATACGCACGGTGGTACCGCTGCTCGTGCTGCTCAGTTTTTCAAGCCGAATGCTTTCTCGGCGCCTGTTTATGGCACTGTCGGCAACCTGGGGCGGGATACTCTTACCGGGCCTGGTTATGCCGACTGGGATCTCTCGCTTGTCAAGGCCACTCAGATCAGTGAGAAGACGCGGCTTCAGTTTCGCGCGGAGTTCTTCAACGTAGTCAATCATACGAATTTGCAAACCCCGAACGAGGTGGTTTATTCGTCCGGTCCGACGCAAGGAAGTACTGCTAACCAAACCGCAGCGGTGGTTCAGAGCCCCACAGCGGGGGTAGTTACTGCAGCAGCTACTAGTCGCCAGATTCAGCTTGGTCTTAAATTCTTGTTTTAGATTGGGGGTAACTTAGTGGGCTACTTGTTGCTTGCAGTACTACCGTTTGTTAGACTCATTGCACAATGCGTATCAATCGCCAGCTCCGTTGTTGTTGTTGTTCGTTCGACGTCGAGCAGGCGTGCCCAGTCACGCGCTAGTCATACCCCAAATTTAAGCAGTGTATTCACTGTTGCTAGCTGAAACGCATCGTAGCCACAACCTTCCAGGGAGTTCTCTCTATGGCAGCATCCCCCGCTCTCACGCATCTTCAGCTTCTCGAAGCTGAGAGCATTCATATCTTGCGCGAGGTCGCGTCGGAGTTTGAACGGCCTGTCATGCTTTACT is drawn from Edaphobacter lichenicola and contains these coding sequences:
- a CDS encoding carboxypeptidase-like regulatory domain-containing protein, with product MFRYVLALTFVAICPTVVNAQVVGGTISGVVLDTGGAIVSGANVTIRNEETGGERHLTSDAAGAYAAPSIPIGVYTISVTEDGFAPQTRKDVSLTVGQATRVDITLHPGNVSEQITVTDAPAAVNLTTQQVSGLVDERQVKDLPLNGRSYDQLLTLNPATVNYTAQRSGSVGTSNSSVGNMFAISGRRPQDNLYLLNGVEYTGASLINVTPGGTSGQLLGVDAVREFNAVSDTYSSSYGKRQGAQISIVTASGTNTVHGAAYEFLRNSFFDARNYFDQARIPEFQRNNYGGSLGGPLRHNRFFLFGNYEGYRQNLGITDVTLVPDTQARQGFLPNPANPGGPRKNYGVAPGVAPLLNLWPSQNGPELVDANGNPTGIGESFSSPTQHIREDFGTTRFDANLGSRDLLFGVYTVDDSTANTPTQNPFSLIDESLREQVISIQEQHVFSAHLLNTARIGFSRASFFFLGSIPDSIQAETPGFIAGKPTGAIVIAGSTASNGSSQITGAGVNVGSNNATTRNLYTLDDHVFYSRGHHQIEAGVWLQRLQSNDNLAQNQYGQASFATLTTFLQGTVKTFTVVPSPTPLNWVSFMGAGYLEDTWQVLPTLELRAGIRIESTNGWNEAHDRASRYGFTNGVINSTPSTGGSALTDNRATFLPEPRVGFAWNVFGDAKTSLRGAFGLHHSLLDNLDYRLDQAAPFNTTLSYSNVPVSSPTSGPQGLISPSNIQTDISTPTVLSYTLRVEQQLDSTTSLTIAYVGSHGYHQILSEDQNEPASIICSPDSECPTGATAGTIYFPTTVKANPQVANTTSWVSSGSSNYNALEADVRRNVSRDLQFRVNYTYARNLDNGSAWNTSVSANTPAFVSYPGNPGLDYGPAATDIRHLVAINGTYQLPIGRGHALLSSASAILDRAVSGWSLSTIASLQSGFPFSPQLGYNPTGSGDTRNPIRPNANSAFTGSLYTHGGTAARAAQFFKPNAFSAPVYGTVGNLGRDTLTGPGYADWDLSLVKATQISEKTRLQFRAEFFNVVNHTNLQTPNEVVYSSGPTQGSTANQTAAVVQSPTAGVVTAAATSRQIQLGLKFLF